One genomic window of Verrucomicrobiia bacterium includes the following:
- a CDS encoding PH domain-containing protein codes for MKSTVETTLACRRVHWGIFVLPILPLGATILAIVPAMLVVNLFKNMLRPIGSEIAIPYISHIIALLALPGVTVCIALLVIVFIAYNRSSVTLTDRRLHYRIGLVSCTSGELPLSNVDAIFLSDSLLGRLLGYGTITVTTVGGLIIPFYYVPDIVEFHRILQKAIDNSRHLSQPESKPAQASAPDAARYMPKA; via the coding sequence ATGAAGAGCACCGTCGAAACAACACTTGCCTGCAGGAGGGTTCACTGGGGGATCTTTGTTCTACCAATCCTGCCGCTGGGTGCAACGATTCTCGCCATTGTCCCTGCAATGCTTGTTGTGAACCTGTTCAAGAACATGCTTCGCCCGATCGGTTCTGAAATAGCGATTCCCTACATAAGCCACATCATCGCGTTGCTGGCGCTACCGGGAGTTACGGTCTGCATCGCGTTGTTGGTAATCGTCTTCATTGCGTATAACCGCTCAAGTGTCACGTTGACAGACCGCCGGCTCCATTATCGTATAGGTTTGGTATCATGCACGTCCGGTGAATTGCCTCTCTCGAACGTGGATGCGATCTTCCTTTCAGATTCCCTGCTGGGTCGGTTGCTCGGGTATGGGACCATCACCGTCACGACCGTCGGAGGCTTGATTATTCCGTTTTATTACGTGCCGGACATCGTCGAGTTTCACAGGATCCTTCAAAAGGCCATCGACAACTCGAGACATCTGTCGCAACCGGAAAGCAAACCAGCGCAGGCGTCCGCCCCCGACGCCGCTCGCTATATGCCGAAGGCTTGA